GGCAAATTCAGCTATTATCTTTGGAAAATATTTAGAGATTTTTTCTGATAGTGAATTCAAGGAATTAGAAAAAAAAGGCGCTAAGGTTCAAAGGGCGCTCTGGGCCTCAACCAGTACCAAAAATCCAGCTTACAACGATATTAAATACGTAAGTGAACTCATTGCAAGGGATACAGTCAATACCCTGCCAGATAATACATTTGATGCCTTTCTAGAACATGGAGTAGTAAAACAGGCCTTAACAGCGGATATTACTCTAGTCCAAGCGGTTATTGATGATCTTAGGTGTTTTGACATTGACATAGATAGCGTATGTACAAAATTACTCCAGGATGGAGTAGTTGCATTTGAAAATTCGTTTCGCTCTCTTCTTGGTTCCTTAGAGGATAAGACTAAGAGGGTATGTGTTAAATAGGTTGGGTTAAATTAAGACGGGCCTCTTTTTTAATACAGAATTCCTCGAGTGCCTAAAATAAGGATTCAAATGAATTCGTATCTGCGAACTCGCCTGGACTCTGCAAAAGTCCCCTTGGTAATAATAGCCACAGTATATCTTATATTTATAATTATGAGATTTACTATCTTTGATTATGAGCCCTCAGACTTTATAGAGGCAGGTGAAATGTTTTGTGATCCTGATCTTGTTCCTGACGGCTTAAGAGTGCTTGGCGATAATTCCGCTGGCTACGATGGCCAATTTTATTATCGTATGGCGCTTGATCCATTTGGTTTTAAAACTGACGATTTCGGAATTACATTCGACGCCCCTTCTTATCGCCAACAACGGATTATGTATCCTTTAATTGTCTGGGGACTGTCGTTGGGACGTCCTGAGCTTGTTCCTATAATGATGATCTTGGTAAACTATTTTGCCTTGTGTTTAATCGCCTATTTAGGTGGACTTTTTGCCCAGTCAATGAAACAACATGCACTTTGGGGTCTTATTTTTGCTATATACCCAGGGTTTATCTTAAGTTTTGCGCGAGATCTTGCAGAAATAGTAGCAGTTTGTTTTTTGTTTTTGAGTCTATTCTTACTCCGAAACAACAAGCATCTCTTTGCTACCTTGTTTCTCACTCTGGCAATGTTTACGAGAGAGACCACGCTTATGGTTGCCGTAGCAGCTTTGTTAATTCGCTTCTTAGTGACAGATGAAGGCAAAAGTAATGATAAGTTGAAATGGTATTTTTTTGTAATACCTATTGTTTCATATTTTGGTTGGCAGTTATTTCTTTTTCTTAAGTGGGCAGAATGGCCTTTTCCTGTATCTAGTTATAATTTTGGTTTGCCATTGTTGGGTATTATAAATTTTTTCAAAGATAGAGAAAGAATTGACTTATTAGTATATTTTAGCGAGTTATGTTTCATTGTTGCATTTGCCATTTCCGTGCTAAAGTCTTTAGGCTCAACAGTAGCAACGAAACATGAAAAACTATCGTGGCTACTTTATGCAATTCCACTTTTATTTGCAAGCCGGGATTTTTGGGCAGAAGATTGGGGGTTTTTGCGTTTTCTTTCAGAATTTTATATTATTGGTTCCTTAATTATCCTCGGTTCAAAATTTAAACTAAAACTTCTAATATTTGTCTGTTCTCTGGTTTTTTGGCTATACTTGTTCAAAGATAGAATGCCATAATATCTATTTTATATAAGGAGAGCGCAATGGAAAAAAAGAAGATACTAGTAGTCGATGATGAACTTGATTGTCTAGAGGCAATAAAGCAGAGACTAGAGGCGAAGAATTATTTGGTGGTAGTTACATCCAAGGCTAAAGAGGTTTTTCCAACGGCAGAAAGGGAGGCACCCGACTTGATCCTTCTTGATATAGTAATGCCTGATATGAATGGATATGAGATATGTGAACTCCTAAAGCAAGGAAATAAGACAAGAGATATACCCATAATACTTCTTACAGGCGAAAGTCTAGAGCCCAGAAGTATTACCAAAAGATGCCTTAAATTAGGTGCTGACTCGTTTATTTTGAAGCCAATAGATATAGAAATACTTTTTAGTAAAATAAAAGAGTTATTAAAGGAAGAGTAGATCTTTAGAGGGAGAAATTATTGAGCAGGTCAAAGACGCGAAGATTTAAACGAGAAGGCAAGTTCTACGTATATATCCTTAAGTGTAAAAGCGGCACCTATTATACTGGCTATACAAACAATTTAGAAAATAGGATTAAAGAGCACAATGATGGAAAAGGTGCTAAATATACAAGAGACAGAAGGCC
This window of the Candidatus Omnitrophota bacterium genome carries:
- a CDS encoding GIY-YIG nuclease family protein, whose protein sequence is MSRSKTRRFKREGKFYVYILKCKSGTYYTGYTNNLENRIKEHNDGKGAKYTRDRRPVKLVWSREYKYFKKAFLEEKRIKKLTREQKKELVDAKK
- a CDS encoding response regulator produces the protein MEKKKILVVDDELDCLEAIKQRLEAKNYLVVVTSKAKEVFPTAEREAPDLILLDIVMPDMNGYEICELLKQGNKTRDIPIILLTGESLEPRSITKRCLKLGADSFILKPIDIEILFSKIKELLKEE